GGATGCCCTCGCAACGGGCCAGTTCGCTGAACGCTTCGAGGGCGTGATCGTCGGTCACGGCGACGTACTCGACCCGGCCGGCGTCTTTCCAGTAACTGTGCTCGGGGCCGACGCCGGGGTAGTCAAGGCCGGCGCTGCAGGAGTGGACGCCGGCGGTCTGGCCGTCGGGGTCTTGCAGGACGTAGGAGAGCGAGCCGTGGAGGACGCCGGGCGAGCCGTAGGTGAGCGGGGCGGCGTGGCTGCCGAGGCCGGTGCCGTTGCCGCCGGCTTCGACGCCAACGAGGCGAACATCCCTGTCCTCGATAAACGGAAAGAAAATCCCCGCCGCGTTGGAACCGCCGCCGACACACGCGATCACGGCATCTGGCAATCGACCGGTCAACTCCAGCGCCTGCGCCCGCGTCTCGTCGCCGATGACACGCTGGAAGTCGCGGACGATCGTGGGAAACGGGTGCGGCCCGACGACGCTGCCGAGGATGTAGTGCGTGGTTTCGCTCGAAGCCATCCAGTCGCGCATTGCTTCGTTGGTCGCGTCCTTGAGCGTCTTGCTGCCGCTGGTGACTTCCTCGACCTTGGCCCCCATCTGCCGCATGCGGAAGACGTTCAGGTTCTGTCGGCGGATGTCCTCGGCACCCATGTACACCGTGCAGTCCAAGCCGAACAACGCACAGGCGGTGGCCGTCGCGACGCCGTGCTGGCCGGCACCGGTCTCAGCGATGATGCGGTGTTTGCCCATGCGCTTGGCGAGCAGCGCCTGGCCGACGGTGTTGTTGATCTTGTGGGCGCCGGTGTGGTTGAGGTCCTCGCGCTTGAGGTAGACCTCGGCACCGTTCCACGTTTCGGTCAGCCGGGCCGCGTGGTACAGCCCGGTCGGCCGGCCGACGAACTCGCGAAGCAGGCGTTGGAACTCGGCGTTGAAATCGTCGTCAGCAACTGCGTCAAGGTATGCCGTTTCGAGTTGCTCCAACGCCGGTACCAGCGTCTCCGGCACGAACACGCCGCCGTAATCGCCAAAGTGA
This genomic window from Planctomycetota bacterium contains:
- the trpB gene encoding tryptophan synthase subunit beta; translated protein: MAVQDAPATSLPNHFGDYGGVFVPETLVPALEQLETAYLDAVADDDFNAEFQRLLREFVGRPTGLYHAARLTETWNGAEVYLKREDLNHTGAHKINNTVGQALLAKRMGKHRIIAETGAGQHGVATATACALFGLDCTVYMGAEDIRRQNLNVFRMRQMGAKVEEVTSGSKTLKDATNEAMRDWMASSETTHYILGSVVGPHPFPTIVRDFQRVIGDETRAQALELTGRLPDAVIACVGGGSNAAGIFFPFIEDRDVRLVGVEAGGNGTGLGSHAAPLTYGSPGVLHGSLSYVLQDPDGQTAGVHSCSAGLDYPGVGPEHSYWKDAGRVEYVAVTDDHALEAFSELARCEGILCALETAHAFAHGKHLARELGPGKTLVINLSGRGDKDCQEIARLTGMA